Proteins from one Streptomyces roseifaciens genomic window:
- a CDS encoding TetR/AcrR family transcriptional regulator → MTVPPGRRERKKAATRQKIADTALRLFLERGYDAVGIRDVAAEADVAVTTLFSHFPSKEALVFEQDDDFEHRLTQAATVRAPHEPLIPALRREIQALVRHCTADSAAPIWRMIDASPALREYEESMRLRHAESLATAIAAGLALSQTTTACRTIARFVIDAYSLAREATDPQAAVDEIFRMIEAAWEVACPS, encoded by the coding sequence ATGACCGTGCCGCCCGGACGCCGCGAACGCAAGAAGGCCGCGACCCGCCAGAAGATCGCCGACACCGCCCTGCGGCTCTTCCTGGAACGCGGGTACGACGCGGTGGGCATCCGGGACGTGGCCGCCGAGGCCGACGTGGCCGTCACCACGCTCTTCTCCCATTTCCCCTCGAAAGAGGCCCTGGTGTTCGAGCAGGACGACGACTTCGAGCACCGCCTCACGCAGGCGGCCACCGTCCGGGCGCCGCACGAGCCGCTCATCCCTGCGCTGCGCCGCGAGATCCAGGCCCTGGTACGGCATTGCACGGCGGACAGCGCCGCCCCGATCTGGCGCATGATCGACGCATCACCTGCCCTGCGGGAGTACGAGGAGTCGATGCGGCTGCGCCATGCGGAGTCGCTGGCAACGGCCATCGCCGCCGGTCTCGCCCTGTCGCAGACCACAACGGCCTGCCGGACGATCGCGAGGTTCGTGATCGACGCCTATTCGCTGGCCCGCGAGGCGACCGATCCGCAGGCCGCGGTGGACGAGATCTTCCGGATGATCGAGGCGGCCTGGGAGGTCGCCTGTCCTTCATGA
- a CDS encoding NADP-dependent oxidoreductase: MKRVSFAEFGGPDVLHLVDAEEPHAGPGQIRVAVRAAGVNPVDWRIREGQFQKVRPIELPAGVGQDAAGVVDEVGEGVDGVKVGDRVFGRGSSTYAEFAVLSAWARMPEGLTFEEAAGYPSVVETALRIIHEVGVQSGQTLLVSGASGGVGSAVLQIARDRGIAVIGTAGAANQDYLRSLGAGATTYGEGWVERVRQLGQVDAALDLAGSGVIRELVELTGDPRKVISIADLGAPELGARYSGVTGNVPEALVEAVGLISRGKLHIPVEKSYTLAEAAAAHIDSQAGHTRGRRIVVV; this comes from the coding sequence ATGAAGAGAGTGAGCTTCGCCGAGTTCGGCGGTCCGGACGTTCTGCACCTCGTGGACGCCGAGGAGCCCCACGCGGGCCCCGGTCAGATACGCGTCGCCGTACGGGCAGCGGGCGTGAACCCCGTCGACTGGAGGATCCGTGAAGGCCAGTTCCAGAAGGTCCGTCCGATCGAGTTGCCCGCCGGAGTCGGGCAGGACGCCGCCGGGGTGGTGGACGAGGTGGGCGAGGGCGTCGACGGCGTCAAGGTCGGCGACCGCGTGTTCGGGCGAGGCTCGAGCACCTATGCCGAGTTCGCCGTGCTGTCGGCCTGGGCCCGTATGCCCGAGGGCCTGACCTTCGAAGAGGCGGCCGGGTACCCCTCCGTGGTGGAGACCGCGCTGCGCATCATCCACGAGGTCGGTGTGCAGTCCGGGCAGACGCTGCTGGTCAGCGGTGCGTCCGGGGGAGTCGGATCGGCGGTTCTGCAGATCGCCCGCGACCGCGGCATCGCGGTGATCGGCACGGCCGGGGCTGCGAACCAGGACTATCTGCGCAGCCTGGGTGCCGGCGCCACGACGTACGGCGAGGGCTGGGTCGAGCGGGTGCGGCAGCTCGGCCAGGTCGACGCGGCTCTCGATCTGGCCGGTTCGGGCGTGATCCGCGAGCTCGTCGAGCTGACCGGGGACCCGCGGAAGGTGATCTCCATCGCCGACCTCGGTGCGCCGGAGCTCGGTGCCCGGTACTCCGGCGTGACCGGGAACGTGCCGGAAGCCCTCGTCGAGGCCGTCGGCCTCATCTCGCGGGGGAAGCTCCACATCCCGGTCGAGAAGTCGTACACGCTCGCCGAGGCCGCGGCGGCGCACATCGACAGCCAGGCCGGTCACACGCGCGGGCGCCGGATCGTGGTCGTCTGA
- a CDS encoding FAD-dependent oxidoreductase, with protein MHTPVTIIGAGLGGLLLARVLHVHGIPVAVYEAEPSPTARSQGGMLDIHDHNGQPALRAAGLMDEFRGIVLEGRQAIRILDRNGIVLFDKADDGTGKSPEVQRGELRQILLDALPAGTVRWGHKATGIRALAEGRHEVTFAGGTTADTSLLVGADGAWSRVRPLLSNATPEYIGRSFVETCLYDADTRHPATAKVVGGGTLVALDPDGNGKWFVAHREKDGTLHAYITLTKPQNWFATVDFTDAAAAAARIAEEYDGWAPELTALITAGETAPVLRPLHALPIGHRWDRVPGVTLLGDAAHLTAPNGEGANLAMQDGAELGKALAAHPDDIETALTAYEQTLFPRGTAAAAEAPHNPTPQELINFFTRGERTG; from the coding sequence ATGCACACTCCTGTCACGATCATCGGCGCCGGACTCGGCGGCCTCTTACTGGCCCGCGTCCTGCACGTCCACGGCATCCCGGTCGCGGTCTACGAGGCGGAGCCCTCCCCGACGGCGCGTTCGCAGGGCGGGATGCTCGACATCCACGACCACAACGGCCAACCGGCTCTCCGGGCGGCCGGTCTGATGGACGAGTTCCGCGGCATCGTCCTGGAGGGCCGCCAAGCGATACGGATCCTCGACCGGAACGGAATCGTCCTGTTCGACAAGGCCGACGACGGCACGGGCAAAAGCCCCGAGGTGCAGCGCGGCGAGCTGCGACAGATCCTGCTCGACGCACTCCCCGCCGGCACCGTCCGATGGGGTCACAAGGCCACCGGCATCCGCGCCCTCGCCGAGGGCCGCCATGAGGTGACCTTCGCAGGTGGCACCACCGCCGACACGAGCCTGCTGGTCGGCGCGGACGGCGCGTGGTCACGAGTCCGCCCGCTGCTTTCCAACGCCACACCCGAATACATCGGCCGGTCCTTCGTCGAGACCTGCCTGTACGACGCCGACACCCGACACCCGGCCACTGCGAAAGTGGTCGGCGGCGGGACGCTTGTCGCGCTCGACCCGGACGGGAACGGGAAGTGGTTCGTGGCTCACCGGGAAAAGGACGGGACTCTGCACGCATACATCACACTGACCAAACCGCAGAACTGGTTCGCCACCGTCGATTTCACCGATGCCGCCGCAGCCGCCGCGCGGATCGCGGAGGAGTACGACGGCTGGGCACCGGAACTCACCGCCCTGATCACCGCGGGCGAGACCGCACCCGTCCTGCGCCCCCTCCACGCCCTGCCGATCGGACACCGCTGGGACCGGGTGCCGGGAGTGACCCTGCTCGGCGACGCCGCCCACCTCACGGCCCCCAACGGCGAAGGCGCCAACCTGGCCATGCAGGACGGCGCCGAACTCGGCAAGGCCCTCGCCGCGCACCCCGACGACATCGAGACCGCCCTCACCGCATACGAGCAGACGCTGTTCCCCCGCGGCACCGCGGCCGCCGCCGAAGCCCCCCACAACCCCACACCCCAGGAGTTGATCAACTTCTTCACCCGAGGCGAGCGGACCGGATGA
- a CDS encoding non-ribosomal peptide synthetase yields MRNQRNSGSASGPLDVTVHTNPAGAGSRPYTRAVSPMEWVFLGMRPGHCVVHVVEGDGDLSAEGLAKAVAVAAAASPGMRLIRQGRRWVDSGTPPTVTVVAGTPDDHDRTPGDHDRLGAPYLHRTLDGSGATCEVVLIPGTPSTVVFRAFHGVTDGRGLLLWAADVFRVLRGEDPLGAPSLLNDEELIEQIVRPGGLPPALPTPKMEWPSLLGRRPAASPGLLWRRRTVDGRHPAATARIAAVLAHTYGSGRGRFFVPVDLRRHLPEPRSTASLVRALRLDVSAGDTWQEVHQQILAALAESAELAPPFAKSTLRMPLPLLRAVNAGIDHFATRKNRYNSLAYLSHMGSVDLADYCAGEFRARTVYTLGTTSPGSPLEVNLVETGGHTELTVAWHDGPGMAERADAVLDTIEEALSPGEYRQWEGNRTERPLPSDRSVVELFRAQVERTPDRIAVSGPEGDVSYRELSIRADSVAAELRRQGVGPGSVVGLLAGRTVAALAGLWGALRAGACYLPLDVRHPDARLIDLLDDADVTFCLVERPYDQRECVRSGRKALLLDDLAVSAPASAPAPESQKDAVADAAVSPEDLAYVIYTSGSTGRPKGVQIEHRNLLNYVHWATRAFDVDTDTRMPLLTSPSFDVSGTSVFLPLLAGGRVVLMPDDPNHLSLRELLQHSGANTLNLTPAHLDLIGRLDLSPTGYRTVVVVGEQLRVEVAARAQEMFGPDCRIINLYGPTEATIGCTAHIFDPEADGAGSVVPIGLPADNTTVFLLDSERRFVAPGETGEMYLGGAQLARGYLGRPDLDRERFVHLADDSRVYRTGDLARILPSGEIEYVGRIDDQVKVRGHRVEPAEVAQALEQHPAVERAVVVARTRPGHPGKALYGYVLTASPVTEAELTGHLAELLPSYMVPAATMVVPQLPYTVSGKVDTKALPDPFDGEEVDSADRRGAAEATDPTDPVEEAVADIWARTLGVERSRLDAQADFHRFGGDSLSLLAMAGAVCQELLAPEQEKAFVAQLTRIAGEPTLEQVAALTREALG; encoded by the coding sequence TTGAGAAATCAACGCAACAGCGGCTCCGCATCCGGGCCGCTCGACGTCACCGTTCACACCAACCCCGCCGGCGCCGGCTCCCGGCCCTACACCCGCGCCGTGTCCCCCATGGAGTGGGTGTTCCTGGGCATGAGACCGGGGCACTGCGTGGTCCACGTAGTGGAGGGCGACGGCGACCTGTCGGCCGAAGGCCTGGCCAAGGCGGTGGCCGTCGCCGCCGCGGCATCGCCCGGGATGCGGCTGATACGCCAGGGCCGCCGCTGGGTGGACAGCGGAACACCTCCCACCGTCACCGTGGTTGCCGGTACGCCCGACGACCACGACCGTACGCCTGGCGACCACGACCGCCTCGGCGCGCCCTACCTGCACCGCACACTGGACGGCTCCGGTGCCACCTGCGAGGTGGTGCTGATACCCGGAACGCCTTCCACCGTGGTGTTCCGCGCCTTCCACGGCGTCACCGACGGGCGCGGCCTGCTGCTCTGGGCCGCGGACGTGTTCCGGGTGCTGCGCGGCGAGGATCCGCTCGGCGCACCGTCCCTGCTCAACGACGAGGAGCTGATCGAGCAGATCGTCCGGCCCGGCGGCCTGCCGCCGGCCCTGCCCACCCCCAAGATGGAGTGGCCGTCGCTGCTCGGCCGCCGCCCGGCGGCCTCACCCGGCCTCCTCTGGCGCCGGCGCACCGTGGACGGCCGCCACCCGGCTGCGACGGCCAGGATCGCCGCGGTGCTGGCCCACACGTACGGCTCCGGGCGCGGGCGGTTCTTCGTACCGGTGGACCTGCGTCGCCACCTCCCGGAACCGCGCTCCACCGCCTCGCTCGTCCGCGCGCTGCGGCTGGACGTCAGCGCTGGTGACACCTGGCAGGAGGTGCACCAGCAGATACTCGCCGCACTGGCCGAAAGCGCCGAACTGGCCCCGCCTTTCGCCAAGTCGACGCTGCGCATGCCACTGCCACTGTTGCGGGCAGTCAACGCCGGGATCGACCACTTCGCGACCCGGAAGAACCGCTACAACAGCCTGGCCTACCTCTCGCACATGGGCAGCGTCGACCTGGCCGACTACTGTGCCGGGGAGTTCCGCGCCCGCACGGTCTACACGCTGGGCACCACCAGCCCCGGCAGCCCCCTGGAGGTCAACCTGGTGGAAACCGGCGGGCACACGGAACTGACCGTGGCCTGGCATGACGGCCCCGGCATGGCGGAGCGCGCGGACGCCGTGCTGGACACCATCGAGGAGGCCCTGTCCCCTGGGGAGTACCGGCAGTGGGAGGGCAACCGCACCGAACGCCCGCTGCCGTCCGACCGCTCGGTCGTCGAACTCTTCCGTGCACAGGTCGAGCGCACGCCGGACCGCATCGCGGTCAGCGGCCCCGAAGGCGACGTAAGCTACCGGGAGTTGAGCATCCGTGCGGATTCGGTGGCCGCCGAACTGCGCCGTCAAGGCGTCGGCCCCGGCAGCGTGGTGGGACTGCTGGCGGGCCGCACCGTGGCCGCCCTGGCCGGGCTGTGGGGCGCACTCCGGGCCGGGGCGTGCTACCTCCCGCTGGACGTCCGGCACCCGGACGCCCGCCTCATCGACCTGCTGGACGACGCCGACGTCACCTTCTGCCTGGTGGAACGACCCTACGACCAGCGCGAATGCGTCCGATCGGGCCGCAAGGCGCTGCTTCTGGACGACCTCGCGGTCAGCGCTCCCGCGTCCGCCCCCGCTCCCGAATCCCAAAAGGACGCCGTCGCGGACGCCGCCGTCAGTCCCGAGGACCTGGCCTACGTCATCTACACCTCGGGCTCCACCGGCCGGCCGAAGGGTGTGCAGATCGAGCACCGGAACCTGCTCAACTACGTCCACTGGGCGACCCGCGCGTTCGACGTGGACACTGACACCCGGATGCCTCTGCTCACCTCACCGTCCTTCGACGTCTCGGGTACGTCGGTCTTCCTGCCGCTGCTGGCCGGCGGTCGCGTGGTGCTGATGCCGGACGACCCCAACCACCTCTCGCTACGCGAGTTGTTGCAGCACTCGGGCGCCAACACGCTGAACCTCACCCCGGCCCACCTCGACCTGATCGGACGGCTCGACCTGTCGCCCACCGGATACCGGACGGTGGTCGTGGTCGGTGAGCAGCTGCGGGTGGAAGTGGCCGCACGGGCCCAGGAGATGTTCGGGCCGGACTGCCGCATCATCAACCTCTACGGCCCGACCGAGGCCACCATCGGGTGCACCGCCCACATCTTCGATCCCGAAGCGGACGGCGCGGGCTCCGTGGTACCGATCGGGCTCCCCGCGGACAACACGACCGTATTCCTGCTGGACTCCGAGCGCCGGTTCGTCGCCCCCGGCGAGACCGGCGAGATGTACCTGGGCGGGGCGCAGCTCGCCCGCGGCTACCTGGGCCGCCCCGATCTCGACCGGGAGCGGTTCGTCCACCTCGCCGACGACAGCCGCGTCTACCGCACCGGCGACCTCGCCCGGATCCTGCCGTCGGGCGAGATCGAGTACGTGGGCCGCATCGACGATCAGGTCAAGGTACGCGGGCACCGGGTGGAACCCGCCGAGGTGGCCCAGGCCCTGGAGCAGCACCCCGCAGTGGAACGGGCCGTCGTGGTCGCCAGGACCAGGCCCGGCCACCCGGGCAAAGCCCTGTACGGCTACGTACTGACCGCCTCCCCCGTGACGGAAGCGGAGCTGACCGGGCACCTGGCCGAGCTGTTGCCCTCCTACATGGTCCCGGCCGCCACCATGGTGGTGCCCCAACTGCCCTACACAGTGAGCGGCAAGGTGGACACGAAGGCACTGCCGGACCCGTTCGACGGCGAAGAAGTGGACAGTGCGGACAGGCGCGGGGCGGCCGAGGCGACGGATCCGACGGATCCGGTCGAGGAAGCAGTGGCGGACATCTGGGCACGCACCCTCGGGGTGGAACGCTCCCGGCTGGACGCCCAGGCCGACTTCCACCGCTTCGGCGGGGATTCACTCTCGCTGCTCGCCATGGCCGGGGCCGTCTGCCAAGAGTTGCTGGCCCCGGAACAGGAAAAGGCATTTGTGGCGCAACTGACCCGGATCGCGGGCGAGCCCACCCTGGAACAGGTAGCAGCCCTGACCCGCGAAGCGCTCGGCTGA
- a CDS encoding MFS transporter, producing MTAAPNGLADRRTWTGLFVLLLPTLVLSMDMGVLFFAVPFISSDLKPSGTQQLWIMDSYSFLLAGLLIPMGALGDRIGRRRLLLGGAAGFAAASLLGAYSDGVAQLIAARALLGITGATLMPSTLALIRNMFHDPRQRQTAIIAWTAASTAGATLGPVAGGLLLNHFWWGSTFLLSIPVMALLLLAGPFLLPEYRAPRDGRFDLLGAGLSLATVLPFVYGVKTLAIEGWSPAPALVLVAGLVLGALFVRRQRTAAHPLIDLGLFRIRTFSGALTVNTVAMFAMMGFTLFTSQYLQLIKGMSPLAASLWSLVPSAGVGVAVGLSSALSGRVRPAHQMAGGLLVGALGFGLMTLVGPDSPVALVLTAAGVLCAGTVGTMTLTADLAISAAPAERAGAAAATSETATELGSSLGIAVLGAVGAAVYRSQLTDSMPSGLSRQAADAARDTLGGAVSVAARLPDLARNELATASRAAFADGMHLAALVGLVVMTGAALLGGRLMRHLPASTPPPPPSPSPLPSPSPSPSPEAKPDRVEVETDTPGIANSPSASGCSSDVPATDAAPNDTPATDAAGASAGSGSGEATVLAAAPTQGRSSSRSSSQS from the coding sequence ATGACCGCCGCCCCAAACGGCCTCGCCGATCGTCGTACCTGGACGGGACTCTTCGTCCTCCTGCTTCCCACCCTGGTCCTCTCGATGGACATGGGTGTGCTGTTCTTCGCCGTGCCGTTCATCAGCAGCGACCTGAAGCCGAGCGGCACCCAGCAGCTGTGGATCATGGACAGCTACTCGTTCCTGCTGGCCGGGCTGCTGATCCCGATGGGGGCCCTCGGAGACCGCATCGGCCGCCGACGGCTCCTGCTCGGCGGCGCGGCCGGGTTCGCCGCGGCATCCCTGCTGGGCGCGTATTCCGACGGAGTCGCCCAGCTGATCGCAGCCCGCGCGCTGCTCGGCATCACCGGCGCGACCCTGATGCCCTCCACGCTCGCGCTGATCCGCAACATGTTCCACGACCCCAGGCAACGGCAGACCGCCATCATCGCCTGGACTGCCGCGAGCACCGCCGGTGCCACGCTGGGGCCGGTGGCAGGCGGGCTGCTGCTGAATCACTTCTGGTGGGGGTCGACCTTCCTGCTCTCCATACCGGTCATGGCGCTGCTGCTGCTCGCGGGCCCGTTCCTGCTCCCCGAGTACCGCGCCCCGCGCGACGGCCGCTTCGACTTGCTGGGCGCCGGGCTCTCGCTGGCGACGGTCCTGCCGTTCGTCTACGGCGTCAAGACGCTGGCGATCGAGGGCTGGAGCCCGGCTCCGGCACTGGTCCTGGTCGCCGGGCTGGTGTTGGGCGCCCTCTTCGTCCGCCGCCAGCGCACGGCGGCACATCCGCTCATCGACCTGGGCCTCTTCAGGATCCGGACCTTCAGCGGTGCGCTCACCGTCAACACGGTCGCCATGTTCGCCATGATGGGTTTCACCCTCTTCACCTCGCAGTACCTGCAACTGATCAAGGGCATGAGCCCGCTCGCGGCCTCGCTCTGGTCTCTGGTGCCGAGTGCCGGAGTGGGGGTGGCGGTCGGCCTGTCCTCGGCGCTCTCCGGCAGGGTCCGCCCCGCCCATCAGATGGCCGGCGGACTGCTGGTGGGTGCGCTCGGCTTCGGGCTGATGACCCTGGTGGGGCCCGACTCCCCGGTGGCGCTGGTGCTCACCGCGGCCGGTGTGCTCTGCGCGGGCACGGTCGGGACCATGACGCTCACCGCCGACCTGGCGATCTCGGCCGCTCCGGCCGAGCGGGCCGGTGCTGCCGCCGCAACCTCGGAGACCGCCACCGAGCTGGGCAGTTCGCTGGGGATCGCCGTGCTCGGCGCAGTCGGCGCGGCGGTCTACCGCTCGCAGTTGACCGACTCGATGCCGTCCGGACTGTCGAGGCAGGCGGCGGATGCCGCGCGTGACACGCTCGGCGGCGCGGTCTCCGTGGCAGCACGACTGCCGGACCTGGCCCGGAACGAGCTGGCCACCGCCTCCCGGGCGGCGTTCGCGGACGGGATGCACCTGGCGGCGCTGGTCGGCCTGGTCGTCATGACCGGCGCGGCGCTGCTGGGGGGCCGTCTGATGCGTCACCTCCCGGCAAGCACCCCGCCCCCGCCCCCGTCCCCATCCCCGCTCCCGTCCCCGTCCCCGTCCCCGTCCCCGGAGGCGAAGCCGGACCGGGTTGAAGTTGAAACCGATACCCCGGGCATCGCCAACTCTCCGTCCGCCAGCGGTTGTTCATCTGACGTCCCAGCCACTGACGCCGCGCCGAACGACACCCCAGCCACTGACGCCGCCGGCGCCAGCGCCGGGTCCGGGTCCGGGGAGGCCACCGTCCTGGCGGCCGCGCCCACGCAGGGCCGGAGCAGCAGCCGGAGCAGCAGCCAGAGCTGA
- a CDS encoding transposase, with amino-acid sequence MPEKNDQKRHRRNRGRRGGRPTGFDSEIYRRRNTVERCFDQLKGFRGITTRYEKTATSYEAAVTLASLPLWARSI; translated from the coding sequence ATCCCGGAGAAGAACGACCAGAAGAGGCACCGCCGCAACCGCGGCCGGCGAGGTGGCCGGCCGACAGGCTTCGACAGCGAGATCTACCGCCGCCGCAACACCGTCGAACGCTGCTTCGACCAACTCAAAGGCTTCCGCGGCATCACCACCCGCTACGAGAAGACCGCCACCTCCTACGAAGCAGCAGTCACCCTCGCATCACTCCCACTCTGGGCAAGATCAATTTGA
- a CDS encoding DUF7638 domain-containing protein: MSKQPTFRIVDGERIPGLSRPAFVRNGDHHYLVQLGIYADGLIDCWGLLTLEEFAADLRRGRIVTTFEEGARAAVHETVQWEFSKVNGRLTPESLYAEVRDDIDDLNGRPDSTARAWRALHEFRADPTEERRAVLRAAYEEIPEHERHAALADHSVGDGPLYDLAMGPGGAVTAEDYQESLDYFDEEWGDPLEWLARRDQEQEQEQEQEPEPADGTVLLHEWHAAEDWPEDASPSAVLRNEYPAPVRIGDVTYRNVHEAWLAVDPAPEARTAVMAALLRAKYDRHPDLADVLTGTGSARILYRANSFALSEIAFWGHEGEGRNWMGRLLEATRAELHARRLGLPH, encoded by the coding sequence GTGAGCAAGCAGCCGACCTTCCGGATCGTCGACGGCGAGCGGATACCGGGGCTGTCCCGGCCCGCGTTCGTGCGCAACGGCGACCACCACTACCTCGTACAGCTCGGGATCTACGCCGACGGGCTGATCGACTGCTGGGGGCTGCTCACGCTCGAGGAGTTCGCCGCCGACCTGCGCCGGGGCAGGATCGTGACCACGTTTGAGGAGGGGGCGCGGGCGGCGGTCCACGAGACGGTGCAGTGGGAGTTCAGCAAGGTCAACGGCCGTCTCACGCCGGAGTCGCTGTACGCCGAGGTCCGCGACGACATCGACGATCTGAACGGCCGGCCCGACTCCACCGCCCGGGCCTGGCGTGCCCTGCACGAGTTCCGCGCGGACCCGACGGAGGAGCGGCGGGCCGTTCTGCGCGCCGCGTACGAGGAGATCCCCGAGCACGAGCGGCACGCGGCGCTCGCGGACCACTCCGTGGGGGACGGCCCGCTGTACGACCTGGCCATGGGCCCGGGCGGGGCCGTGACGGCGGAGGACTACCAGGAGTCGCTGGACTACTTCGACGAGGAGTGGGGCGATCCGCTGGAGTGGCTCGCCCGGCGCGACCAGGAGCAGGAGCAGGAGCAGGAGCAGGAGCCTGAGCCGGCGGACGGGACCGTCCTGCTCCACGAGTGGCACGCGGCGGAGGACTGGCCCGAGGACGCGAGCCCGTCGGCAGTGCTCCGCAACGAATATCCGGCCCCGGTCCGTATCGGCGACGTCACCTATCGGAACGTTCACGAGGCGTGGCTGGCCGTCGATCCGGCGCCGGAGGCCCGGACCGCAGTGATGGCCGCGCTCCTGCGGGCCAAGTACGACCGGCACCCCGACCTCGCCGACGTCCTGACCGGCACGGGATCGGCGCGCATCCTTTACCGGGCGAACTCCTTCGCCCTCTCCGAGATCGCCTTCTGGGGCCACGAGGGCGAGGGCCGCAACTGGATGGGACGCCTCCTGGAAGCGACCCGAGCTGAACTCCACGCCCGCCGCCTGGGCCTGCCGCATTGA
- a CDS encoding DUF418 domain-containing protein gives MLGCSTTGAYEADAVRRGAVSNGRARRPRPACRRRGHRRHAVHRPGGGLPVVACRWWLERHAYGPVEWGLRAWTNLSRPTWRTGGR, from the coding sequence GTGCTCGGTTGCTCGACGACCGGCGCGTACGAGGCGGATGCGGTGCGTCGGGGGGCGGTGTCAAACGGCAGGGCTCGTCGGCCACGTCCCGCCTGCCGTCGTCGCGGTCATCGCCGTCACGCTGTTCACCGTCCAGGCGGCGGCCTGCCGGTGGTCGCCTGCCGGTGGTGGCTCGAGCGCCATGCGTACGGGCCAGTCGAATGGGGACTGCGGGCCTGGACGAACCTCTCCCGACCGACCTGGAGAACGGGCGGCCGGTAA
- a CDS encoding ABC transporter ATP-binding protein — protein sequence MSEPTAQADPKTDPAELKTDPAELKITGLTKNYGPDAPVLQGLDLTVPGGQLAAVLGPSGCGKTTLLRVIAGFLRPDTGTVTVGGRTLSGPGTHLPPERRRVGIVPQEGALFPHVSVARNVAFGLTGRDRAARRERTEEMLELVGLAGYGDRMPHELSGGQQQRVALARALAPEPAVVLLDEPFNALDSALRSGVRADVRAALRATGATAVLVTHDQQEALSTADLVAVVRDGTVAQCATPQDLYRRPADPWVARFVGDAVLLPGTAEGGSAVTALGRVPLAAGTVGTAGRQEGTVLLRPEQIHLADTSPADARGTVTEVCFYGHDAMVTVDVDGLDDPVGVRVAGPVTVSPGQRTGIRVTGEATLHAGR from the coding sequence ATGAGTGAACCGACCGCCCAGGCCGACCCGAAGACCGACCCGGCCGAGCTGAAGACCGACCCGGCCGAACTGAAGATCACAGGGCTGACCAAGAACTACGGCCCGGACGCGCCCGTCCTCCAAGGGCTCGACCTCACCGTGCCCGGCGGACAACTGGCCGCCGTACTCGGCCCCTCCGGCTGCGGCAAGACCACCTTGCTGCGCGTCATCGCCGGCTTCCTGCGTCCCGACACGGGCACCGTCACCGTCGGCGGCCGCACCCTCAGCGGCCCCGGTACGCACCTGCCGCCCGAACGCCGCCGCGTCGGGATCGTCCCCCAGGAAGGCGCCCTCTTCCCGCACGTCAGCGTCGCCCGCAACGTCGCCTTCGGCCTCACCGGCCGCGACCGCGCGGCACGCCGCGAGCGCACCGAGGAGATGCTGGAACTGGTCGGCCTCGCCGGCTACGGCGACCGGATGCCCCACGAACTCTCCGGCGGCCAGCAGCAACGCGTCGCCCTCGCCCGCGCCCTGGCACCCGAACCCGCGGTCGTCCTGCTCGACGAACCGTTCAACGCCCTCGACAGCGCCTTGCGATCCGGGGTCCGCGCCGACGTCCGCGCCGCACTGCGTGCCACCGGCGCCACCGCCGTCCTCGTCACCCACGACCAGCAGGAGGCCCTCTCCACGGCCGACCTCGTCGCCGTCGTACGCGACGGGACGGTCGCCCAGTGCGCCACCCCCCAGGACCTCTACCGCCGCCCCGCCGACCCCTGGGTCGCCCGGTTCGTCGGGGACGCCGTCCTGCTGCCCGGTACGGCCGAGGGCGGATCGGCTGTCACCGCCCTGGGTCGGGTACCGCTCGCCGCCGGCACCGTCGGCACCGCCGGCCGGCAGGAGGGCACGGTACTGCTGAGACCGGAACAGATCCACCTCGCCGACACCTCGCCCGCCGACGCCCGGGGCACGGTGACGGAGGTGTGCTTCTACGGCCACGACGCCATGGTCACCGTCGACGTCGACGGGCTGGACGACCCGGTCGGCGTCCGGGTGGCCGGGCCCGTGACCGTCTCCCCGGGACAGCGCACCGGAATCCGCGTCACCGGCGAGGCGACCCTGCACGCCGGACGGTGA